One stretch of Bactrocera tryoni isolate S06 unplaced genomic scaffold, CSIRO_BtryS06_freeze2 scaffold_7, whole genome shotgun sequence DNA includes these proteins:
- the LOC120781695 gene encoding protein ALP1-like: protein MQGVVDNNYLFTDVSVKLPGSTHDATVFKESGLFKNCSTSIPIYTKLVNNIETPLFLVWDPAYPLLPWLMKPFIGNLNAEEESFNCHSVEFRTNSGRKRIRQIERTLAMHCKTNRCRPCFRSTSCSGLCNSTQLC, encoded by the exons ATGCAAGGGGTCGTAGATAACAACTATTT GTTTACAGACGTCAGCGTGAAGCTTCCAGGTAGTACTCACGATGCGACGGTATTTAAGGAATCAGGATTATTCAAAAACTGCTCAACCAGTATTCCAATATACACAAAATTGGTAAATAATATAGAAACGCCTCTATTTCTTGTTTGGGACCCTGCATATCCTCTTCTTCCATGGTTGATGAAGCCATTTATTGGCAACTTAAATGCTGAAGAGGAATCGTTCAATTGCCACTCAGTTGAGTTCCGCACAAATAGTGGTAGAAAACGCATTCGGCAGATTGAAAGGACGCTGGCGATGCATTGCAAAACGAATCGATGTCGACCCTGCTTTCGTTCCACAAGTTGTTCTGGCTTGTGCAATTCTACACAACTATGTTGA